A stretch of Phyllobacterium zundukense DNA encodes these proteins:
- a CDS encoding class I SAM-dependent methyltransferase — protein sequence MRDETEDSSDYKGLTADYFDRRSETYDQDAIHPKLASIVIKHARLEPGLSVLDIGTGTGRIALHASKLIGNEGSVVAIDLSSEMLTQAHFKAGMQSLTNIQFIQGDAEIIELEDASFDRVLCSSAFVLLSNPLRALKTWNKWLKPGGIVAFDAPGEPFGINSIIAEIASSHGIFLPYSTAANTPEKCGKLLESSGFDALEISEELLQEHEMHLDDALAVWAKSIVHPAWHKLAQLPAKRLEGIRMEFEAKVKAAAADGTVMSRIAMNVATGRKQGCVQ from the coding sequence ATGCGCGACGAGACTGAAGACAGCTCCGACTATAAGGGCCTCACTGCCGACTATTTCGATCGCCGGAGCGAAACCTACGATCAGGACGCAATTCATCCGAAGCTCGCATCAATTGTCATCAAGCACGCGCGACTTGAACCGGGTCTCTCGGTGCTCGACATCGGAACCGGGACCGGGCGTATTGCGCTGCATGCAAGCAAACTCATCGGCAACGAAGGTTCGGTCGTCGCCATAGACCTTTCGTCAGAAATGCTCACGCAGGCGCATTTCAAGGCTGGCATGCAGAGTCTGACCAACATCCAGTTCATCCAGGGTGATGCGGAAATCATCGAATTGGAAGACGCAAGTTTTGACAGGGTGTTGTGCTCCTCGGCTTTCGTGCTTCTCTCAAACCCGTTGAGGGCGCTGAAGACATGGAACAAGTGGCTGAAGCCTGGCGGGATCGTCGCTTTCGACGCACCGGGCGAGCCATTCGGCATCAACAGCATCATCGCAGAAATTGCGTCCAGCCACGGCATATTTCTTCCCTATTCCACTGCCGCCAACACGCCCGAAAAATGCGGCAAGCTATTGGAATCGTCGGGCTTCGACGCTTTGGAAATCAGTGAGGAGCTTCTGCAGGAGCATGAAATGCACCTGGACGATGCTTTGGCGGTGTGGGCCAAATCCATCGTGCATCCGGCGTGGCACAAACTCGCCCAACTTCCCGCAAAGCGGCTCGAGGGGATTCGAATGGAGTTCGAAGCAAAGGTCAAGGCCGCCGCTGCGGATGGAACTGTCATGAGCAGAATTGCCATGAATGTAGCTACCGGTCGCAAGCAGGGCTGCGTCCAGTAG
- a CDS encoding ABC transporter ATP-binding protein, which translates to MASVTISNVQKNYGAMNVLSAVDLSIADGEFVVLVGPSGCGKSTLLRMIAGLEEISAGEIKIGDRVVNDVAPKDRDIAMVFQSYALYPHMDVASNMGFSLMLRKTAKELVLDRVGSAAKRLGLDVYLQRLPRQLSGGQRQRVAMGRAIVRDPKVFLFDEPLSNLDAKLRVHMRTEIKALHQQLKTTSVYVTHDQVEAMTMADRIVVMHDGVIQQVGTPLELYDHPANLFVAGFIGSPGMNFLPAVVARDGNKVSAELTDGQMIPLRPELKVEDGDRVTVGIRPENIEVGSADALKAKIEVIEPLGLSTQFYTQLAGQQVCIYAMGRTDRGPGDTISLGIKPADVHVFHGKTGIRLD; encoded by the coding sequence ATGGCTTCTGTCACCATCTCCAACGTTCAGAAAAACTACGGCGCCATGAATGTGCTTTCGGCCGTGGATCTCTCCATTGCCGACGGCGAGTTTGTGGTCCTTGTCGGCCCCTCCGGCTGTGGCAAGTCCACGCTGCTCAGGATGATCGCCGGGCTTGAAGAAATCTCGGCTGGTGAGATCAAGATCGGCGACCGGGTGGTCAACGACGTGGCGCCGAAAGACCGCGATATCGCCATGGTGTTCCAATCCTATGCGCTCTACCCGCATATGGACGTAGCTTCGAACATGGGCTTCAGCCTGATGCTGCGCAAGACCGCCAAGGAACTGGTCCTCGACCGTGTTGGCAGTGCTGCCAAGCGGCTCGGTCTCGACGTCTACCTGCAGCGTCTGCCACGCCAGCTTTCCGGTGGTCAGCGCCAGCGCGTTGCCATGGGACGCGCCATCGTGCGCGATCCCAAGGTGTTCCTGTTCGACGAGCCATTGTCCAATCTCGATGCCAAGCTGCGCGTGCATATGCGTACGGAGATAAAGGCGCTGCACCAGCAGCTGAAGACCACCTCCGTCTATGTTACGCATGATCAGGTGGAAGCCATGACGATGGCAGATCGCATTGTCGTCATGCACGACGGTGTGATCCAGCAGGTTGGAACCCCGCTCGAACTCTACGATCATCCCGCCAATCTGTTCGTCGCGGGGTTCATCGGCTCGCCCGGCATGAATTTCTTGCCGGCCGTGGTAGCGCGTGATGGCAACAAGGTTTCGGCTGAACTGACAGATGGCCAGATGATACCGCTTCGGCCCGAACTGAAGGTCGAGGATGGCGACAGGGTAACCGTCGGTATCCGCCCGGAAAATATCGAAGTTGGCAGCGCTGATGCGCTGAAGGCAAAGATCGAAGTGATCGAGCCGCTTGGTTTGTCGACCCAGTTCTATACGCAACTCGCAGGACAACAGGTCTGCATTTATGCGATGGGGCGGACGGACCGCGGTCCAGGCGATACGATCAGTCTCGGCATCAAGCCGGCGGATGTCCATGTTTTCCATGGCAAGACAGGCATAAGGCTGGACTAG
- a CDS encoding bifunctional diguanylate cyclase/phosphodiesterase has product MSFRPAEMLVLRRFGDDQLVTLAKLAIETAFQPVVEAATGATFGYESLMRGYDRLGFQSPLELLDKAYDVGQLLELEQMVNSRAFASFSGLPGYAQRMLFINIDARLIGTGGDIIEKLTYHLAKANIRSSSICFELSERFDNAQDPAFADLIKKLRHSGFKLAIDDFGVGFNGLKLLCDFPTDYIKIDRHFVTGLDITPRKRHIVKQIVQTAHMLGARVIAEGVETEAEFVICRDLGCDLVQGYFIARPTINVGELQDSYPHLEQAGSARRQTATLDSILIRAQIQPLPAVRENEDLDKVFELFRKNPQQSFFPILSANGEPRGVLHEYHVKGMIYHPFGRDLLKNRIYQRGIAHFVTDAPIADLDTPAEQMLKIFAGMDGSDCVILTENLRYAGVLSASSLLKIINEKQLKTAQDQNPLTGLPGNRSIRDYVQDAMRDGSEKRFFCYCDFDNFKPFNDHYGFQKGDLAIALFASLLRHHFVGEDKFLGHVGGDDFFVGVTGGTSAELEKVLTSLLQGFAASVRELYTAEDRTAGTIRAHDRAGGECQFPLMRCSIAVLEISEDHVYSDVNRVSASIAAIKASAKASATGLVFKTLIETA; this is encoded by the coding sequence ATGAGTTTCCGCCCAGCCGAAATGTTGGTCTTGCGCCGTTTTGGCGACGATCAGCTTGTCACACTCGCCAAACTCGCGATCGAAACCGCGTTTCAGCCTGTGGTGGAAGCTGCAACGGGCGCTACGTTCGGTTATGAATCGTTGATGCGCGGCTATGATCGGCTTGGTTTCCAATCGCCGCTGGAGCTTCTGGACAAAGCTTACGATGTCGGTCAGCTCCTGGAGCTCGAGCAAATGGTCAACAGCCGAGCCTTTGCAAGCTTTTCCGGATTGCCCGGCTATGCCCAGCGAATGCTGTTTATCAATATCGACGCCAGGCTTATCGGTACTGGCGGCGATATCATCGAAAAGCTGACTTATCATCTGGCCAAAGCCAATATACGCTCTTCATCCATCTGCTTTGAGTTGTCGGAGCGTTTCGACAATGCGCAGGACCCAGCCTTTGCCGACCTCATCAAGAAGTTGCGTCATTCCGGCTTCAAGCTGGCCATCGACGATTTTGGCGTCGGTTTCAATGGCCTGAAGCTCCTTTGCGACTTTCCGACCGACTATATCAAGATCGATCGTCATTTCGTCACCGGCCTCGACATCACGCCGCGCAAGCGACATATCGTCAAGCAGATTGTTCAGACGGCTCATATGCTGGGTGCCCGCGTCATAGCGGAAGGTGTTGAAACGGAAGCGGAATTTGTGATTTGCCGCGATCTTGGATGTGATCTCGTCCAAGGCTATTTCATTGCTCGTCCGACCATAAATGTCGGTGAGTTGCAGGATTCATATCCGCATCTCGAACAGGCGGGTTCCGCACGCAGGCAAACCGCGACGCTGGACAGCATTCTCATCCGCGCGCAGATCCAACCTCTGCCTGCTGTCCGCGAAAACGAGGACCTCGACAAGGTTTTTGAGCTTTTCCGCAAGAATCCGCAGCAGAGCTTCTTCCCGATCCTGAGTGCCAACGGCGAACCTCGCGGGGTTTTGCACGAGTATCATGTCAAAGGAATGATCTATCATCCGTTCGGCCGCGACCTGTTGAAAAACCGTATTTATCAGCGCGGGATCGCACATTTCGTGACCGATGCCCCGATCGCCGATCTCGATACGCCAGCGGAGCAGATGCTGAAGATTTTCGCGGGCATGGATGGCAGTGATTGTGTGATCCTGACGGAAAATCTTCGTTATGCGGGAGTGCTTTCCGCTTCGTCGCTGCTCAAGATCATCAATGAAAAACAGCTCAAGACTGCCCAGGACCAGAATCCTTTGACCGGTTTGCCAGGTAACCGGTCCATTCGCGATTACGTTCAGGATGCCATGCGCGACGGATCGGAGAAACGCTTCTTCTGCTACTGCGATTTCGACAATTTCAAACCGTTCAACGATCACTACGGCTTCCAGAAGGGCGACCTCGCCATCGCCCTCTTTGCCTCCCTGCTCAGGCACCATTTCGTCGGGGAAGACAAGTTCCTGGGGCATGTGGGCGGCGATGATTTCTTTGTTGGCGTGACCGGAGGAACTTCCGCGGAACTGGAAAAGGTTCTGACCAGTTTGCTGCAGGGTTTTGCTGCCAGCGTGCGCGAGCTCTATACAGCGGAAGACCGCACCGCCGGCACCATTCGCGCCCATGATCGCGCTGGCGGCGAATGTCAGTTCCCCTTGATGCGTTGCAGCATCGCCGTACTGGAGATCAGCGAAGATCATGTTTATTCGGATGTAAACCGTGTCAGCGCGTCGATTGCCGCGATCAAGGCTTCGGCCAAGGCCAGCGCCACGGGTCTGGTGTTCAAGACGCTCATCGAGACAGCTTAG
- a CDS encoding amino acid ABC transporter ATP-binding protein: MIELKNIVKRFGDLTVLNDVSLSVAEGAVMALVGPSGGGKSTLLRCINLLEIPTSGSVEIAGDKLEFHPGARMSGKQVQLLRRHTGMVFQNFQLFPHRTVIENITEGLTTVLKWPKERARERAMALLEKVGLAHKAEVWPSTLSGGQQQRVAIARALAPSPKVLLCDEPTSALDPELSGEVVDVLAQLAREGTTMVMATHDLRLASKIANEVIVLDGGVIVETGTSRDIFTQPKRERTKRFIATLIHEEGHTYGEGI; this comes from the coding sequence ATGATCGAACTGAAAAACATCGTAAAGCGCTTCGGTGATCTGACGGTTCTCAACGATGTTTCGCTGAGCGTTGCCGAAGGCGCGGTCATGGCGCTGGTTGGCCCGTCCGGCGGCGGCAAGAGCACGCTGCTGCGCTGCATAAATCTGCTTGAAATTCCGACTTCAGGTTCAGTGGAGATCGCAGGCGACAAGCTTGAGTTTCATCCCGGCGCCAGGATGAGCGGGAAGCAGGTACAGCTGCTCCGGCGCCACACCGGGATGGTCTTCCAGAACTTCCAGCTGTTTCCTCACCGCACCGTGATCGAGAACATCACGGAAGGCCTGACGACGGTTCTCAAATGGCCGAAGGAGAGGGCGCGGGAGCGGGCGATGGCGCTGCTCGAGAAGGTGGGGCTGGCGCATAAGGCCGAGGTCTGGCCATCAACGCTTTCCGGCGGGCAGCAGCAGCGCGTGGCTATCGCCCGCGCCCTGGCACCGTCACCGAAAGTTCTCTTGTGCGACGAGCCGACGTCAGCGCTCGATCCGGAGCTTTCAGGCGAGGTGGTCGACGTGCTGGCACAGCTGGCGCGCGAAGGCACGACCATGGTCATGGCGACGCATGATCTCCGTTTGGCCTCAAAGATCGCCAATGAGGTCATCGTGCTGGATGGTGGCGTGATCGTCGAAACCGGCACGTCGCGCGATATCTTCACGCAGCCGAAGCGGGAGCGCACCAAGCGGTTCATTGCGACACTGATCCATGAAGAAGGCCACACCTACGGCGAGGGGATTTGA
- a CDS encoding amino acid ABC transporter substrate-binding protein produces the protein MNWLKSLLVVGALAIVPAQAQAASNLEQIKAAGVFKIGTEGTYAPFTYHDASGKLVGFDVEIGEAIAKNLGVKAEFLEGKWDGLIAGLDANRYDTVINQVGITEARKQKYDFSEPYIASKAVLIVKGDNNEIKGFADLKGKKSAQSLSSNFGKIAQEAGAELVGTDGFDQSIQLVLNGRADATINDSLSFLDFKKHKPDANVKIAAQQENADFSGIIIRKGEPDLLAAINKALETIKADGTYQRIADKYFGQDVSK, from the coding sequence ATGAACTGGTTGAAATCACTCCTCGTCGTTGGCGCCCTCGCAATTGTGCCTGCACAGGCACAGGCTGCCTCCAATCTCGAGCAGATCAAGGCGGCAGGCGTTTTCAAGATCGGTACGGAAGGCACCTATGCCCCGTTCACCTATCACGACGCCTCGGGCAAGCTCGTCGGCTTTGACGTGGAAATCGGTGAGGCCATCGCCAAGAACCTCGGCGTCAAGGCAGAGTTCCTGGAAGGCAAGTGGGACGGACTGATCGCGGGCCTCGATGCCAATCGTTACGACACGGTAATCAACCAGGTCGGCATCACCGAAGCGCGCAAGCAGAAGTACGATTTCTCCGAACCCTATATCGCGTCCAAAGCCGTGCTGATCGTCAAAGGTGATAATAACGAGATCAAGGGCTTTGCCGATCTGAAGGGCAAGAAGTCCGCGCAGTCGCTTTCCAGCAATTTCGGCAAGATCGCCCAGGAAGCCGGTGCCGAGCTCGTCGGTACCGACGGTTTCGATCAGTCGATCCAGCTGGTGCTCAATGGCCGCGCCGACGCTACGATCAATGACAGTCTGTCCTTCCTCGATTTCAAGAAGCACAAGCCCGATGCCAATGTGAAGATTGCCGCCCAGCAGGAGAACGCCGATTTCTCCGGCATTATCATCCGCAAGGGTGAACCGGACCTGCTCGCTGCCATCAACAAGGCGCTGGAGACGATCAAAGCCGACGGCACCTACCAGAGGATCGCCGACAAGTATTTCGGCCAGGACGTTTCGAAGTAA
- a CDS encoding amino acid ABC transporter permease encodes MSHWLTLMLESLPSLLWAGLIFTIPLTLLSFVLGLTVGLIAALIRLFAPGPFAAVIKFYVWIIRGTPLLVQLFLIFYGLPSVGIVLDAFTAALIGFTLNIGAYTSEILRAVISSVPKGQWEAAYSIGMSWSQAMRRTILPQAARVAVPPLSNTFISLVKDTSLAAAITVPELFQAAQRIVATTYEPLILYVEAALIYLALSSVLSSLQARLETRLNRYGGFLEARS; translated from the coding sequence TTGTCCCATTGGCTGACATTGATGCTCGAATCGTTGCCGTCCCTCCTGTGGGCGGGGCTGATTTTCACCATTCCGCTGACATTGCTGTCTTTCGTGCTCGGCCTCACGGTCGGCCTCATCGCTGCGCTCATCCGGCTCTTTGCGCCGGGTCCGTTTGCAGCGGTCATCAAGTTCTACGTCTGGATCATTCGCGGTACGCCGCTTCTGGTGCAACTCTTCCTGATATTCTACGGCTTGCCCAGCGTCGGTATAGTGCTTGACGCTTTTACGGCGGCGCTGATCGGCTTCACGCTGAACATCGGCGCCTATACGTCGGAAATCCTGCGCGCCGTCATCTCTTCAGTTCCCAAAGGGCAGTGGGAAGCGGCCTATTCGATCGGTATGAGCTGGTCGCAGGCCATGCGCCGCACCATCTTGCCACAAGCAGCAAGGGTTGCGGTACCACCCCTGTCGAATACCTTCATTTCGCTGGTGAAAGACACTTCTCTGGCGGCTGCAATCACCGTGCCGGAACTGTTCCAGGCGGCGCAACGCATCGTTGCGACCACCTACGAGCCGCTTATTCTCTATGTCGAGGCGGCGCTGATTTACCTCGCCCTGAGTTCGGTCCTGTCATCGCTGCAAGCACGGCTTGAGACCCGGCTCAATCGCTATGGCGGGTTCCTGGAGGCACGCTCATGA
- a CDS encoding mechanosensitive ion channel family protein — translation MFISAGLAQSATPAPPPEKVEQLLKLLDDPDVKAWIATKGAPAAAETPVAPAADEFMLWSNAVRSHLRGLGQAIPAIPAEFSGASSTIMTEINGRGPGAILVLFGAFAALGFGAEFVFRRLVSQAIRRNVAPVTIEGGTPSRHHMIGRSIFAAIAPLVVFALASIGAFLAFTWPPLLAMLVLPMLVALIAWRVITRLTAILLGFHREQSTPGAQNKMRLIPMDDVMAAFWYRRVALFAGIFFTGWAAARVMTALNFTPNAKSLIVYIMGLGLLAVVLETVWNRPEAPIASRAYRVKEWLLTFYLCLLWLLWVAGMSGALWVGIYALILPPILRTTSTIVKSFFAGPDDAPRPRNPILEVLIERGARVVIIALAAAWLAAVIRLRASGLMEDEAASRIIRGVLSGVVILLAADLIWHMVKGLINQRIERARIEGGDEAALARSGRLMTLLPILRNFLAVLIAVIAVMMVLSGLGVAIGPLIAGAGIFGVAIGFGSQALVKDIISGVFYMTDDAFRVGEYIQSGSYKGTVESFSIRSVKLRHHRGPIFTVPFGTLGAVQNMSRDWVIDKFLISVNYDTDIAKVKKLVKGVGAALLEDEEFGPQIIETVKMKGVEAFGDYGINLSFAMMTKPGHQSTIRRRAYAMIREAFAENGIGFASPTVQVAGNEDHSASAAAAATRDTMARKKAALEKPPEES, via the coding sequence ATGTTCATCTCTGCCGGGCTGGCGCAATCGGCAACGCCTGCCCCCCCGCCGGAAAAGGTTGAGCAGCTCCTGAAGCTCCTGGATGATCCTGACGTCAAGGCATGGATCGCGACAAAGGGCGCGCCGGCGGCGGCAGAGACTCCGGTCGCGCCTGCAGCGGATGAGTTTATGCTTTGGTCGAATGCCGTTCGGTCGCATTTGCGGGGCCTTGGACAAGCCATTCCGGCGATTCCTGCCGAGTTTTCAGGGGCGAGCTCTACGATCATGACCGAAATCAACGGGCGAGGGCCGGGAGCAATCCTGGTTCTGTTCGGCGCATTTGCGGCGCTCGGCTTTGGCGCCGAATTTGTCTTCCGGCGACTGGTCAGCCAGGCAATAAGGCGGAACGTTGCGCCCGTTACGATCGAGGGAGGCACGCCCTCGCGGCATCACATGATCGGCCGGTCGATCTTCGCAGCCATCGCACCCTTGGTGGTCTTTGCTTTGGCCAGCATCGGTGCTTTCCTTGCTTTCACCTGGCCGCCGCTGCTGGCCATGCTTGTCCTTCCCATGCTTGTCGCCCTGATTGCTTGGCGTGTGATCACGCGATTGACCGCCATTCTTCTGGGATTTCATCGCGAGCAATCGACGCCCGGCGCGCAAAACAAAATGCGTCTTATTCCGATGGATGATGTGATGGCCGCCTTCTGGTATCGACGGGTTGCTTTGTTCGCAGGCATCTTTTTTACGGGATGGGCGGCGGCCAGAGTGATGACCGCACTCAATTTCACGCCCAACGCCAAGAGCCTGATCGTTTACATCATGGGCCTTGGTCTGCTGGCGGTCGTACTGGAAACCGTTTGGAACCGCCCGGAAGCCCCTATTGCTTCGCGGGCCTATCGCGTCAAGGAGTGGCTGCTTACATTTTATCTGTGCCTGCTATGGCTCTTATGGGTCGCCGGCATGAGCGGGGCGTTGTGGGTCGGCATCTATGCGCTCATTCTGCCGCCGATTTTAAGGACCACCAGCACAATCGTGAAGTCGTTCTTCGCCGGACCTGACGATGCGCCAAGGCCCAGGAACCCGATCCTCGAAGTGCTCATCGAACGCGGCGCAAGGGTGGTCATCATCGCCCTCGCAGCCGCCTGGCTTGCCGCAGTCATTCGCTTGCGTGCAAGCGGATTGATGGAGGATGAAGCCGCCAGCCGCATCATCCGCGGCGTACTGAGCGGCGTGGTGATCCTGCTTGCCGCCGACCTCATCTGGCATATGGTCAAGGGCCTCATCAATCAGCGTATCGAGCGTGCCCGCATCGAAGGTGGCGATGAAGCTGCGCTGGCCCGCAGCGGACGGCTCATGACCTTGCTGCCGATCCTGCGCAATTTCCTTGCGGTGCTCATCGCCGTCATCGCCGTCATGATGGTTTTGTCCGGGCTCGGCGTCGCAATCGGTCCATTGATCGCAGGCGCTGGCATTTTTGGCGTCGCAATCGGTTTCGGCTCGCAGGCGCTGGTCAAGGACATCATCAGCGGCGTGTTCTATATGACGGATGATGCGTTTCGGGTGGGAGAATATATCCAGAGCGGCAGCTACAAGGGCACTGTCGAATCCTTCAGCATCCGCTCCGTCAAACTGCGCCACCATCGCGGTCCGATCTTCACTGTCCCCTTTGGTACATTGGGTGCGGTCCAGAACATGAGCAGGGATTGGGTCATCGACAAGTTCCTGATCTCGGTGAACTACGACACGGATATCGCCAAGGTCAAAAAGCTCGTGAAGGGTGTCGGTGCAGCGCTGCTTGAGGATGAGGAATTCGGGCCGCAGATCATCGAGACGGTAAAAATGAAGGGCGTGGAGGCCTTCGGCGACTATGGCATTAACCTGAGCTTTGCCATGATGACGAAACCCGGCCACCAATCCACCATCCGGCGCCGTGCCTATGCGATGATCCGCGAAGCCTTCGCGGAGAACGGTATCGGGTTCGCGTCGCCGACGGTCCAGGTTGCCGGCAATGAAGATCATTCAGCCAGCGCGGCGGCAGCGGCCACCAGAGACACCATGGCTCGCAAGAAAGCTGCATTGGAAAAGCCGCCGGAGGAAAGCTAA
- a CDS encoding DNA translocase FtsK, translated as MRIPRTNFPIKTDEYGFEDEFVERPIREPVPSAHPAHLTEIRPSLGREAATGHAGPQKPAQYEPVIVKRPVAPPTQSRSAAPASRPQPAEQMNMDPSSAPISKRMFSLSENVRFTRTPDSELLKGKGSTTSEASVKAADPADKPAPSRIPVPRTPAAPPKAPTPAAPPRTSNAARATPDLRQSNKPPQDNSPFAYVSDYAFFESMDLAGDILPVVTAVPLKPRPQFSPDEITARFRVVECKKIQPGYDVAKQHVSAPPLDPMPVEASQAVQAPSEPVLNIADTPDLSPAADPDPVPAITAPERTIARRRDIAPVRPPLRPKQFAITNPAEAHMPPAVHAGYEKPPVALLQEAVTQDAVTISQETLEQNAGLLEAVLEDFGIRGEIIHVRPGPVVTLYEFEPAPGVKSSRVIGLADDIARSMSALSARVAVVPGRNVIGIELPNATRETVYLREMVASENFDKTKFKLALCLGKTIGGEPVIAELAKMPHLLVAGTTGSGKSVAINTMILSLLYRLTPDECRLIMVDPKMLELSIYDGIPHLLTPVVTDPKKAVMALKWAVREMEDRYRKMSKLGVRNIDGFNSRVATARANGETVMCTVQSGFDKGTGEAVYEQEAMDLTSMPYIVIIVDEMADLMMVAGKDIEGAIQRLAQMARAAGIHLIMATQRPSVDVITGTIKANFPTRISFQVTSKIDSRTILGEQGAEQLLGQGDMLHMIGGGRISRVHGPFVSDEEVEKIVAHLKAQGRPDYLDTVTADESDEEDVETDDGAVFDKGNVAAEDGNELYDQAVKVILRDKKCSTSYIQRRLQIGYNRAASLVERMEKEGLVGPANHVGKREILTGNRDNTSQGVADVQ; from the coding sequence ATGCGTATCCCCAGAACAAATTTTCCAATTAAAACAGACGAATACGGGTTTGAGGACGAATTCGTAGAACGGCCGATTCGCGAGCCGGTCCCATCGGCGCACCCTGCACACTTAACCGAGATTCGCCCCTCCCTAGGTCGGGAAGCAGCGACTGGTCACGCCGGCCCTCAAAAGCCGGCACAATATGAGCCCGTAATTGTCAAACGTCCGGTAGCGCCGCCCACCCAGAGCAGATCGGCGGCCCCGGCGAGCCGCCCTCAGCCAGCAGAACAGATGAACATGGACCCATCTTCCGCACCGATTTCGAAACGCATGTTCTCGCTTTCCGAAAATGTCCGCTTCACCCGTACGCCCGATAGCGAACTTCTGAAGGGCAAGGGCTCCACAACGAGCGAGGCATCCGTCAAGGCGGCCGATCCTGCAGATAAGCCCGCACCTTCCCGCATTCCTGTACCGCGCACGCCGGCTGCCCCGCCAAAAGCGCCCACTCCGGCAGCTCCACCGAGAACATCGAACGCCGCTCGTGCCACTCCTGATTTGCGGCAGTCGAACAAGCCACCGCAGGATAATTCGCCGTTCGCTTATGTGTCGGATTACGCGTTCTTTGAGTCGATGGATCTTGCGGGCGACATCCTGCCTGTTGTTACCGCAGTGCCTTTAAAGCCGCGTCCACAGTTCAGTCCCGATGAAATCACCGCACGGTTTCGCGTCGTAGAATGCAAGAAGATCCAGCCCGGTTATGACGTGGCCAAACAGCACGTTTCCGCGCCGCCTCTTGATCCAATGCCAGTTGAAGCGAGCCAGGCAGTACAAGCGCCGTCTGAGCCAGTGTTGAACATTGCTGACACCCCCGACTTGAGCCCGGCTGCCGATCCGGATCCCGTTCCCGCCATCACAGCTCCAGAACGCACCATCGCGCGGCGTCGCGATATCGCCCCGGTCCGGCCTCCGCTCCGGCCAAAACAATTCGCGATCACGAATCCGGCGGAGGCACACATGCCACCGGCCGTGCACGCAGGCTACGAAAAGCCGCCCGTGGCGCTGTTGCAGGAAGCAGTCACTCAGGACGCTGTTACCATTTCACAGGAAACGCTGGAGCAGAATGCCGGCCTCCTTGAAGCCGTGCTGGAAGATTTCGGCATCCGCGGTGAGATCATTCACGTGCGCCCTGGCCCTGTCGTGACGCTTTACGAGTTCGAACCGGCGCCGGGCGTGAAATCCTCGCGCGTCATCGGCCTCGCCGATGACATTGCCCGCTCCATGTCGGCACTTTCAGCACGCGTCGCCGTAGTTCCTGGCCGCAACGTCATCGGCATCGAATTGCCAAACGCGACCCGCGAAACTGTCTATCTTCGCGAAATGGTTGCCTCGGAAAATTTCGACAAGACCAAGTTCAAGCTGGCGCTTTGCCTCGGCAAGACGATCGGCGGCGAGCCTGTGATCGCCGAACTCGCCAAGATGCCGCATTTGCTCGTCGCCGGCACCACCGGCTCGGGCAAATCAGTCGCCATCAACACGATGATCCTGTCCCTACTCTACCGGCTCACCCCGGATGAGTGCCGCCTGATCATGGTCGACCCGAAGATGCTCGAGCTGTCGATCTACGATGGCATCCCGCATCTGCTCACGCCGGTCGTCACCGACCCCAAGAAGGCCGTGATGGCTCTCAAATGGGCGGTACGGGAGATGGAAGACCGCTACCGGAAAATGTCGAAACTCGGCGTACGCAATATCGACGGTTTCAATAGCCGTGTTGCAACTGCCCGGGCTAACGGCGAGACCGTGATGTGCACAGTGCAAAGCGGATTTGACAAGGGAACCGGCGAGGCTGTCTACGAACAGGAGGCCATGGATCTCACATCCATGCCCTATATCGTTATCATCGTCGACGAAATGGCTGACCTGATGATGGTCGCTGGCAAGGACATTGAGGGGGCGATCCAGCGCCTCGCCCAGATGGCTCGTGCCGCTGGCATCCACCTGATCATGGCCACGCAGCGCCCCTCGGTTGACGTCATCACCGGTACCATCAAGGCGAATTTCCCGACGCGTATCTCGTTCCAGGTAACATCCAAGATCGACAGCCGGACCATTCTGGGCGAACAGGGCGCAGAGCAGCTTCTCGGCCAGGGTGACATGCTGCATATGATTGGCGGCGGGCGCATTTCCCGTGTCCATGGCCCCTTCGTTTCCGATGAAGAGGTCGAGAAGATCGTCGCGCACCTCAAGGCTCAGGGCAGGCCCGACTATCTCGACACGGTCACGGCGGACGAAAGCGACGAAGAAGACGTCGAGACCGATGACGGCGCAGTCTTCGACAAGGGAAATGTGGCTGCTGAAGACGGCAACGAACTCTACGACCAGGCAGTCAAGGTCATACTGCGCGACAAGAAATGCTCGACTTCATATATCCAGCGCCGCCTGCAGATCGGCTATAATCGTGCCGCCTCGCTGGTCGAGCGCATGGAGAAGGAAGGCCTCGTTGGCCCGGCCAATCATGTGGGCAAGCGCGAAATATTGACTGGCAACAGGGACAATACTTCCCAAGGCGTCGCCGACGTTCAATGA